A section of the Marinimicrobium koreense genome encodes:
- a CDS encoding IMPACT family protein: MNDTPPPQAPYRVLAEPCQHTLEEKRSLFHTYLFPVQEREPALAHVEALRQSQPGASHYCWAYILGPADQPRRQAFSDDGEPSGTAGKPMLHVLTQRGAGDTLAVIVRIFGGVKLGAGGLVRAYGGAVSQALDLAQWREITPSTEISITVDFALEERIRHCAQQRGLAVIGVDYQQQVRLTLAVPQAEVGALQDEVQQLTSGQFQWQP; encoded by the coding sequence ATGAACGATACCCCTCCCCCACAAGCCCCCTACCGTGTGCTGGCCGAACCCTGTCAGCACACCCTGGAAGAAAAGCGCAGCCTGTTCCACACCTACCTGTTTCCGGTTCAGGAGCGCGAACCGGCATTGGCTCATGTCGAGGCCTTGCGCCAATCCCAACCCGGCGCCTCCCACTATTGCTGGGCGTATATTCTCGGCCCGGCGGATCAGCCACGCCGTCAGGCGTTCAGCGATGACGGAGAACCCTCCGGCACCGCGGGAAAGCCCATGTTGCACGTGCTGACCCAGCGCGGCGCAGGCGATACCCTGGCGGTGATTGTGCGCATTTTCGGGGGCGTAAAGCTAGGCGCTGGCGGGTTGGTGCGCGCTTACGGCGGCGCGGTATCCCAGGCGCTGGATCTCGCCCAGTGGCGAGAGATCACCCCGAGCACCGAGATCAGCATTACCGTGGACTTCGCTCTGGAGGAGCGGATTCGGCACTGCGCCCAACAACGCGGGCTGGCCGTTATTGGTGTCGACTACCAACAACAGGTGCGTCTGACCCTCGCCGTACCCCAGGCCGAGGTGGGGGCATTACAGGACGAGGTTCAGCAGCTGACCAGCGGCCAATTTCAATGGCAGCCATGA
- a CDS encoding MFS transporter — translation MTGAETRREILNIAILVVNQTLFMVAAITVMTLSGVVGGRLSDTPSLATLPIALTMVGAVVSTLPASLFMKRVGRRPGFLVGALLGGLAGSLLSFWSIAEGTFIGFCLGNLLVGLYQGFAMYYRFAAADVARPAIRSRAISWVMAGGVAAAFLGPWNASANYEWLTSVPDGGPYLVMALLALLASLLLALLRVPPQGEPRSDDVVRPMRDIAGQGRFQVAVLASAVGYAIMILVMTATPLAMLSKGFGMGQVATIMQWHVLGMFVPSFFTGSLIARLGQYRVLMAGAGALLLSSATAASGASFAHFWVALVLLGVGWNFLFVGGSVMLAGTHSESERGKVQGINDLIVLSLVAIGSLLAGTLFHLWGWVVLNLTMVPLVIAVVVALCVWQIRSTAPAVSS, via the coding sequence GTGACAGGAGCTGAAACGCGCCGGGAAATACTCAATATTGCGATTCTGGTGGTCAACCAGACGCTGTTTATGGTGGCGGCCATTACCGTGATGACGCTCAGTGGCGTGGTCGGTGGCCGACTGAGCGACACGCCGTCACTGGCGACCCTGCCGATTGCCCTGACCATGGTTGGCGCGGTGGTGTCCACCTTGCCCGCGTCGCTGTTCATGAAACGGGTAGGGCGCCGACCGGGCTTTCTGGTGGGGGCGCTGCTGGGCGGCTTGGCGGGCAGCCTTTTGTCCTTCTGGTCCATTGCGGAGGGCACCTTCATCGGGTTTTGCCTGGGTAACTTGCTGGTGGGGTTGTATCAGGGGTTTGCCATGTACTACCGGTTTGCCGCGGCGGATGTGGCACGTCCGGCGATTCGCAGTCGCGCCATCTCCTGGGTCATGGCCGGGGGTGTGGCGGCGGCCTTTCTCGGCCCGTGGAATGCCAGCGCCAATTATGAGTGGTTGACCTCGGTACCCGATGGTGGCCCCTATTTGGTGATGGCGTTGCTCGCGTTGTTGGCGAGCCTGTTACTGGCCCTATTGCGCGTGCCGCCTCAGGGGGAGCCCCGCTCCGACGATGTGGTGCGGCCCATGAGGGACATTGCCGGGCAGGGTCGCTTTCAGGTGGCCGTGTTGGCCAGTGCGGTTGGCTACGCGATCATGATTCTGGTCATGACCGCGACGCCCTTGGCGATGCTTTCCAAGGGCTTCGGGATGGGGCAGGTGGCCACCATCATGCAGTGGCATGTGCTGGGCATGTTTGTGCCCTCGTTTTTCACCGGTAGCCTGATCGCCCGGTTGGGGCAGTACCGGGTGTTGATGGCGGGTGCTGGAGCGCTGCTGCTGTCGAGCGCAACGGCGGCCTCGGGCGCGAGCTTTGCCCATTTCTGGGTGGCCCTGGTGTTGCTGGGGGTCGGTTGGAACTTTCTGTTTGTCGGCGGCAGCGTGATGTTGGCCGGCACTCACTCCGAGTCCGAGCGGGGCAAGGTTCAGGGTATCAATGACCTGATTGTCCTGTCGTTGGTGGCGATCGGCTCACTGCTGGCGGGTACGCTGTTCCATCTGTGGGGATGGGTAGTGTTGAACCTGACCATGGTGCCTTTGGTTATCGCTGTGGTGGTGGCGCTGTGCGTCTGGCAGATACGATCCACGGCGCCAGCGGTATCCAGCTGA
- a CDS encoding ABCB family ABC transporter ATP-binding protein/permease, with the protein MRRPYGPTPPRDASIPRLNLREVWGYLWPYLWDFKGRVILAIMALLAAKGATLAMPWALKHIIDGVDRSLQPELVLPIAFLLFYGFLRFGGVFFGELRDAIFSRVTERAMRRIGLRVFEHLHRLELNFHLSRQTGGISRDIERGTSAISFLMRFLMFNIVPTLFEIVMVAAIFTLAFSVWYALIILVAVIIYIGFTVITTEWRTRFVREANQADSSTNTRAVDSLLNYETVKYFNNEAFEAQTYDTFLETWEKAKLKNRLSLLALNSGQALIIAAAITGMMIMATQSVIDKNMTLGDLAMVNAYMIQLFIPLNFLGFVYREMRRALTDLENMLGLLQREPRIEDAADARELSVPEGEIRFHDVSFGYHRDRPILKGLDFTVQAGHRVAIVGASGAGKSTIARLLYRFYDIDDGRITIDGQDIRDVTLDSLRRAIAIVPQDTVLFNTSIRENIAYGNPSAPDEAIDRAIRMAHLEDFIAALPQGDQTLVGERGLKVSGGEKQRIAIARVLLKGAPILIFDEATSALDSRAEAAIVAAMREVSSGHTSLVIAHRLSTIVDADTILVLDEGRLVEQGSHEALLAHDGRYAQLWRLQQQSAEP; encoded by the coding sequence ATGCGCCGCCCCTACGGACCGACACCGCCCCGAGACGCCAGCATACCCCGTTTGAACCTGCGTGAAGTATGGGGCTATTTATGGCCCTACCTCTGGGACTTCAAAGGGCGGGTAATCCTGGCCATTATGGCACTGCTGGCCGCCAAGGGGGCGACGCTGGCCATGCCCTGGGCGCTCAAGCATATCATTGATGGTGTGGACCGGAGCCTGCAGCCCGAACTGGTACTGCCCATCGCCTTTCTCCTGTTCTACGGTTTTTTGCGCTTTGGTGGGGTGTTTTTCGGGGAGCTGCGGGACGCTATTTTCAGTCGGGTCACCGAACGGGCCATGCGCCGGATCGGGCTTCGGGTGTTCGAGCACCTGCACCGGCTGGAGCTGAACTTTCACCTGAGCCGTCAGACCGGTGGCATCAGTCGGGACATCGAGCGCGGCACCAGCGCCATCAGTTTTTTGATGCGCTTTCTCATGTTCAATATCGTGCCGACCCTGTTTGAAATCGTCATGGTCGCCGCCATTTTTACCTTGGCGTTCTCCGTCTGGTACGCCCTGATCATTCTTGTGGCCGTGATCATCTACATCGGCTTTACCGTGATCACCACGGAGTGGCGCACCCGCTTTGTGCGCGAAGCCAACCAGGCCGACTCTTCCACCAATACCCGAGCGGTGGACAGCCTGCTCAACTATGAAACGGTCAAGTACTTCAATAACGAAGCCTTTGAAGCCCAGACCTATGACACCTTTCTGGAAACCTGGGAAAAAGCCAAACTCAAAAATCGTCTGTCACTACTGGCTTTGAACTCCGGCCAGGCATTGATCATCGCCGCGGCCATTACCGGGATGATGATCATGGCCACCCAGTCGGTCATCGACAAGAACATGACGCTGGGTGATCTGGCCATGGTGAACGCCTATATGATTCAGTTGTTCATACCGCTGAACTTTCTGGGCTTTGTATATCGGGAAATGCGCCGGGCGCTGACGGATCTGGAAAACATGCTGGGCCTACTGCAGCGTGAACCGCGCATTGAAGACGCCGCCGATGCCCGCGAGCTGAGTGTGCCTGAAGGCGAGATCCGCTTTCACGACGTATCGTTTGGCTACCACCGCGACCGGCCGATTCTCAAGGGGCTGGATTTCACCGTGCAGGCCGGGCACCGGGTGGCGATCGTCGGGGCCTCGGGCGCCGGCAAAAGCACCATCGCCCGATTGTTGTACCGGTTTTATGACATTGATGATGGCCGCATCACCATTGACGGTCAGGACATTCGCGACGTGACACTGGACAGCCTGCGCCGCGCCATTGCCATCGTTCCTCAGGACACGGTGCTGTTCAATACCAGCATCCGGGAGAACATTGCTTACGGCAATCCATCCGCGCCCGATGAGGCCATTGATCGAGCCATTCGCATGGCCCACTTGGAAGACTTTATTGCCGCCCTACCCCAGGGCGATCAGACGTTGGTGGGTGAGCGCGGGCTGAAAGTCTCGGGTGGCGAGAAGCAGCGCATTGCCATTGCCCGGGTGTTGCTCAAAGGCGCACCCATTCTGATTTTCGATGAGGCCACCTCCGCCCTGGACTCCCGAGCCGAAGCAGCCATTGTGGCCGCCATGCGGGAAGTCTCGTCCGGGCATACCAGCCTTGTAATCGCCCACCGGCTGTCGACCATTGTCGACGCCGATACCATTCTGGTTCTGGACGAGGGCCGGTTGGTCGAACAGGGCTCTCATGAGGCATTGCTGGCGCACGACGGCCGCTACGCGCAGTTGTGGAGACTGCAACAGCAATCCGCCGAGCCATGA
- the traF gene encoding conjugal transfer protein TraF encodes MMLNTGQRSGTGRKPPRYAVIWTTVLGLWTSSANAISFLSFDARSLSMAGTGVVTARSHNASLFNPALLINHDPKRLSRLHAHTYVGARLLDRDNFLQTADEFSDRYEGVDLEDVIMSSIALDSPDFESGAELREATARIRNVQRDINHLSDKPLRVSASYGASFGYPAGQWAFGGYHRQFLVMGSMVRVSERDNANIERVTNTVDRFADLLDEVMATEAMVENPDALTLEEVVAQVRRLWDAAQALNEYVDFGALYDDALADQTSGKGVQDYLREPLPTEFYSTIESQGAEVTEQALSVARSFMTDRSDRFHFGVTLKQVHFTTIHFEQPVNEFELDVYSESVHRREHTRFNMDAGLVHDLPGPFQWGLVVRNLVPHEFETALGDRITQRPVARVGLGFRTEPFRVSVDWDLTRNEPLGFDPDKQYLSVGTEWFLWRNTALRAGLRHNVVDDETLPSVGLGFGGRRAHLDIGAAKSTNGDEWGLALQAGLSF; translated from the coding sequence ATGATGCTCAATACAGGACAGCGCTCGGGCACCGGGCGCAAGCCACCGCGGTATGCGGTCATATGGACAACGGTGTTGGGTCTGTGGACCAGTAGCGCCAACGCCATTTCCTTTCTCTCCTTTGATGCGCGTTCACTGTCGATGGCCGGCACTGGCGTGGTGACGGCGCGCTCGCACAATGCGAGTCTGTTCAACCCCGCGTTACTGATCAATCACGATCCCAAGCGCTTGTCACGATTGCACGCCCACACCTACGTCGGGGCGAGACTCCTTGATCGCGACAACTTTCTGCAGACGGCCGATGAGTTCTCCGATCGCTATGAGGGCGTTGACCTCGAGGACGTGATCATGTCGTCGATCGCGCTGGATTCACCGGATTTTGAGTCCGGTGCCGAGCTGCGGGAGGCGACCGCCCGGATTCGGAATGTTCAGCGCGATATCAATCACCTCTCTGATAAACCGCTGCGGGTCAGTGCCTCCTACGGCGCTTCATTTGGTTACCCGGCGGGTCAATGGGCGTTTGGGGGTTATCACCGCCAGTTTCTGGTGATGGGTAGCATGGTCCGGGTGTCCGAACGGGATAATGCGAACATCGAGCGGGTGACCAACACCGTGGATCGTTTTGCCGATCTGCTGGATGAAGTGATGGCCACTGAAGCCATGGTGGAAAACCCCGACGCCCTCACCCTGGAGGAGGTCGTTGCCCAGGTTCGGCGACTCTGGGATGCCGCGCAGGCCTTGAATGAGTATGTGGATTTCGGTGCGCTATACGATGATGCCCTCGCGGATCAAACCAGCGGCAAAGGCGTTCAGGATTACCTGAGAGAGCCGCTGCCTACGGAGTTTTATTCGACCATAGAAAGTCAGGGCGCGGAGGTGACCGAGCAGGCGCTCAGCGTTGCCCGTAGTTTCATGACGGATCGGAGCGATCGGTTTCATTTTGGCGTTACGTTGAAACAGGTGCACTTCACCACGATTCATTTTGAGCAGCCGGTGAACGAGTTCGAGCTCGATGTGTACAGCGAGTCGGTGCACCGGCGCGAACATACCCGCTTTAATATGGATGCCGGGCTGGTGCATGACTTACCCGGCCCTTTTCAATGGGGACTGGTGGTCCGCAATCTGGTGCCGCATGAATTCGAGACGGCGCTGGGCGATCGTATCACCCAGCGTCCGGTCGCGCGGGTGGGGCTCGGCTTTCGAACGGAGCCATTCCGGGTCAGTGTGGATTGGGACCTCACGCGCAATGAACCGTTGGGGTTTGACCCCGACAAGCAGTACCTGAGCGTAGGAACCGAATGGTTTCTGTGGCGCAACACGGCGCTGCGCGCGGGTCTGCGGCACAACGTGGTTGACGATGAGACCTTGCCCTCGGTGGGGCTGGGTTTTGGCGGACGGCGCGCTCACCTGGACATCGGCGCCGCGAAGAGCACCAATGGCGATGAGTGGGGCCTTGCCTTACAGGCGGGGTTGTCGTTCTAA
- a CDS encoding DUF6491 family protein, with the protein MRLWKLCATAPLLAALSACTTTGESVPSFYDVLAETAGQNGRACVRQNDIRGYGVLDHEVISIDARRNYYLATVLPGCNALETSPAALFEERFSEVCGGGMHKVYVRDDHCTIRQMYEFESREAAFAAHRRAVERYNALRSEAESAED; encoded by the coding sequence ATGAGACTATGGAAGCTGTGCGCCACCGCGCCGCTGTTGGCCGCGCTATCCGCCTGTACCACGACTGGTGAGTCGGTCCCTTCCTTTTATGATGTGCTGGCCGAGACGGCGGGGCAGAATGGCCGTGCCTGTGTCCGCCAGAATGACATCCGGGGCTATGGGGTTCTGGATCACGAGGTGATTTCCATTGACGCGCGGCGCAATTACTACCTGGCGACCGTGTTACCGGGCTGCAACGCCCTGGAGACCTCACCGGCCGCGCTCTTTGAAGAGCGTTTCAGTGAAGTCTGCGGTGGCGGTATGCACAAGGTTTATGTCCGGGACGATCACTGCACGATCCGGCAGATGTATGAGTTCGAGAGTCGGGAGGCGGCATTCGCAGCCCACCGGCGTGCCGTTGAACGTTATAATGCACTGCGCTCTGAGGCGGAATCCGCAGAGGACTGA
- a CDS encoding TonB-dependent siderophore receptor: MSLFRPSVLAVAVGSLLTSGYTLAQSAPSEIQEIQVTGQLSRYSALKSDTPIMETARSVSIEGLQDIIDKGAITLDDVFTYSSGVYGKTYGFATRGDWVKVRGLDVPQYQDSLQSLFGNYNNTRPDVYTLEQVEVLKGPASVLYGQGSPGGIVNVVSKLPKAESAHELLAELGSFDRQQLAFDSTGALDSDEQWLYRAVGVYRDTDTQVDQVNENTRVFAPSITWQPNQQTRVTALLNRTETDSDVGAQFLPVYGTLLPAPNGQFIDNSTYTGDPDFNYYDTETTSLTLLAEHQFNSVWSLELTSRYTDAKADYQQAWTAFIGGDRYVRNADGSLYGDGLVPRSFYGSKSTSEQAALDARLRANFQTGALFHEVLIGTQYQDVTLGESGFYDYARGYDVATGTVLDDSTWINVFDPQYGNIPAASEFTYAVSPDSTTEDLGLYINDQISVGNWRITAGVRFDDTETRTGTSSQSDDAVSTSVGALYQFDNGLSPYVSFAESFDPVIGDNGNGEPLDPQEGEQWEAGFKYQPSTFPAMFTLAYFDITQTNLNDPSALVGEYQQQRGEASITGVELEGIVFMGDLSLELNASQLDTESAEGYRLASVPERQASTWLTWRPGDFEGFKAGAGLRYVGESWDGTDQLRTPSYTLGDLMVGYQTGPWDLTLNARNVADKEFQATCLSRGDCFPGEARSVVGRVRYQF; encoded by the coding sequence GTGTCTTTGTTCCGCCCCTCTGTATTGGCCGTCGCCGTAGGCTCGCTGCTGACCTCCGGCTACACCCTTGCCCAGTCTGCCCCCTCCGAAATCCAGGAAATTCAGGTAACGGGGCAACTGTCCCGCTATTCCGCCCTGAAGTCCGATACCCCGATCATGGAAACCGCCCGCTCGGTGTCGATTGAAGGGCTGCAAGACATCATCGACAAGGGCGCCATTACCCTGGACGACGTGTTCACCTACTCCTCCGGTGTCTACGGCAAGACCTACGGCTTTGCCACCCGAGGTGACTGGGTCAAGGTCCGGGGCCTGGACGTGCCTCAGTATCAGGATAGTCTGCAATCGCTGTTTGGCAATTACAACAACACCCGCCCGGACGTCTACACCCTGGAACAGGTGGAGGTGCTCAAAGGACCGGCCTCGGTATTGTACGGACAGGGCTCTCCCGGCGGGATTGTGAATGTGGTAAGCAAGCTGCCCAAAGCGGAATCCGCGCACGAACTGCTGGCCGAGCTGGGCAGCTTCGATCGCCAGCAACTGGCGTTCGACAGCACCGGCGCCCTGGACTCCGACGAGCAGTGGCTCTACCGGGCGGTGGGTGTCTACCGCGACACCGATACCCAGGTCGATCAGGTGAATGAAAACACCCGGGTGTTCGCCCCCTCAATCACCTGGCAGCCGAACCAGCAGACCCGCGTGACCGCCCTGCTCAACCGCACCGAAACGGACAGCGACGTCGGCGCCCAATTCCTGCCGGTCTACGGTACCCTTCTGCCCGCCCCTAACGGCCAGTTTATCGACAACAGCACCTACACCGGCGATCCGGACTTCAACTATTACGACACCGAGACCACTTCCCTGACCCTGCTGGCCGAGCATCAATTCAACTCGGTCTGGAGCCTGGAGCTCACCTCCCGCTACACCGATGCGAAGGCCGACTATCAACAAGCCTGGACCGCGTTTATTGGCGGAGACCGCTACGTGCGCAATGCCGATGGCAGCCTGTATGGCGACGGGCTGGTCCCGCGCTCCTTCTATGGCAGCAAATCCACCTCCGAACAGGCGGCACTGGATGCCCGTCTGCGCGCCAACTTCCAGACCGGTGCCCTGTTCCACGAAGTGCTGATCGGCACCCAGTATCAGGATGTCACGCTGGGAGAAAGCGGCTTTTACGACTATGCCCGTGGTTACGATGTCGCCACCGGAACCGTCCTGGATGACAGCACCTGGATCAACGTGTTTGATCCTCAATACGGCAATATTCCCGCCGCCAGTGAATTCACCTACGCCGTTTCACCGGACAGCACCACCGAAGACCTGGGCCTGTATATCAATGACCAGATCAGCGTGGGCAACTGGCGCATCACCGCCGGGGTACGTTTCGACGATACCGAAACCCGTACCGGCACCAGCAGCCAGAGTGACGATGCCGTCAGCACCAGCGTGGGCGCCCTGTATCAGTTTGATAACGGCCTGTCGCCCTACGTGAGCTTCGCCGAATCCTTTGATCCGGTGATCGGCGACAACGGCAACGGCGAGCCGCTCGATCCTCAGGAAGGCGAACAGTGGGAAGCCGGTTTCAAATACCAGCCGAGCACCTTCCCGGCCATGTTTACCCTGGCGTACTTTGATATCACCCAAACCAACTTGAACGACCCCAGCGCCCTGGTGGGCGAGTACCAGCAACAACGGGGCGAGGCGTCAATCACCGGTGTGGAATTGGAAGGTATTGTGTTCATGGGTGACCTGAGCCTTGAGCTCAATGCCAGCCAACTGGATACCGAGAGCGCGGAAGGCTATCGCCTGGCGAGCGTACCGGAGCGTCAGGCCTCCACCTGGCTGACCTGGCGTCCGGGCGACTTCGAAGGGTTCAAGGCCGGCGCGGGCCTGCGTTACGTGGGCGAAAGCTGGGACGGCACCGATCAACTGCGCACACCTTCTTACACCCTGGGCGACCTGATGGTGGGCTACCAGACCGGACCCTGGGACCTGACCCTGAACGCACGGAACGTCGCGGATAAAGAGTTCCAGGCGACCTGCCTGTCTCGGGGGGACTGCTTCCCCGGCGAGGCCCGCTCCGTGGTCGGTCGCGTTCGCTATCAGTTCTGA
- a CDS encoding MipA/OmpV family protein, whose translation MKTSTALLSAALLQALLLQPALAQDEKTALVPLPSIEDFTRGEDGFAFGLGLGIEYEAAYEGSDEFGVEVDPAGAVQWRNDDDIFFWAGEALGWRGLRSDTWLFEAVVGFEEGREEGDSDDGRLDGLGATDEAVEFALQARRAFDADWRYWLDGRLVTSDNGTLGIFGVGRRFGDQMDGTGSELAIVAVYHDSDLANTEFGITPAQSAASGLAETEMSGGFRSIGLNYSYRNYIRENWQIFGEVLYEHFSSDIQDSPIARSDYEAEVGVGFIYIF comes from the coding sequence ATGAAAACGTCTACAGCGTTACTATCGGCCGCACTCCTGCAGGCCCTGTTATTGCAACCCGCACTGGCGCAGGACGAAAAGACCGCCCTGGTGCCCTTACCCTCGATTGAAGACTTCACGAGAGGTGAAGACGGCTTCGCCTTTGGCCTTGGCCTGGGTATTGAGTATGAAGCGGCCTACGAGGGGTCCGATGAATTCGGTGTCGAGGTCGACCCGGCGGGAGCGGTCCAATGGCGCAACGACGACGATATTTTCTTCTGGGCCGGTGAAGCGCTCGGATGGCGCGGCCTTCGTTCCGACACCTGGCTGTTCGAGGCCGTTGTGGGCTTCGAAGAAGGTCGAGAGGAAGGCGACTCCGATGACGGTCGACTGGATGGGCTCGGCGCTACCGACGAGGCGGTCGAGTTCGCCCTGCAAGCCCGCCGGGCGTTCGACGCCGACTGGCGTTACTGGCTGGATGGCCGCTTGGTGACCAGCGACAACGGCACCCTGGGTATCTTCGGCGTGGGCCGCCGCTTCGGCGACCAGATGGACGGTACCGGCTCCGAACTGGCGATTGTGGCGGTGTACCACGATAGCGATCTCGCCAACACCGAATTCGGCATAACCCCCGCCCAGTCCGCCGCCTCGGGACTGGCCGAAACCGAGATGAGTGGCGGGTTCCGCTCGATTGGACTGAATTACAGCTACCGCAACTACATCCGCGAGAACTGGCAGATTTTCGGTGAAGTGCTCTATGAGCATTTCAGTAGCGATATTCAGGATAGTCCGATTGCGCGTAGTGACTACGAGGCTGAAGTGGGGGTTGGGTTTATTTACATATTTTAG